The Vanessa tameamea isolate UH-Manoa-2023 chromosome 20, ilVanTame1 primary haplotype, whole genome shotgun sequence nucleotide sequence ATATGGTTATAGTGTATTTCATTATTAGAAGGAGCAATggttcaataaaacaaataggtaAAATATCAGGCATAATAAACTCTTTATTGTTCATATTCAGCATTGTTATGTACATAACTAATAACACAGTTGTGGTGTTCATGTTCACTATGTAGCAGATTGACAGAAAGTAATTCTAGCTTATAAcgctactaaaataataaaaaaaaaaaattgataataaactCTGTGCAAATCTGACTACTAAATGTAAagcagatttttatattaacgtaaGTTAGTACTTGTACTCTAAATGATCAAAGTTTTGATCATCACCTGGATCTCTACAATGGATAATTGTTTCTTAGAATCTAGTATAGCACTGCAGTTTGAATGATgtgagaatattatttttgtgtgtattaaaactgaaatgccttgagaaattatataatactaatcaGTCTAAATCTTCTGTGCTAATTGAAGGGGGTTCATCTTTTTTCTGCTCAGTGGGTGATGAATTGTCTTTCATTGTTGCTTCTTCATCGTTCTTTCCGGGAACCCACAAACCAGCATCTACACATCTCTTCATGTAATAAACAGCCTCCTGTTCTGGCATTTTAGCAATGGTTGCTTGAAGCAATGGAACATCTTGTGCATCAAAGCATTTTTTCAATTcctgaaatagttttatttaataaatttttactaaattatttttaataattattatttcactatgcAGCGGGAAATAAGTtacctattatttaataatttattaactagtgtcaatatttaaaatacaaattataatacatacatcagGGAGCTCTTCATAAACTTCAACGGGGTCTAATCCTCCTGGTCCAAGCCTTGCCTTTCTTTCCTCCTCTTCCTGCTCACGAATTGCCTCTTGAATCTTCTCTGCCGATCTCTTCTTAATTCTGGCTTTAAATTGTTCCAGCTCATCATCAAAGGAGTCTTTGTACGTTTTTTCAGCCACTTGAATTCTGttgtaaaaataagtaattttaacgcaaaaatgtattttgtaaaattgagacagaaatagataaaagtaaatcaaataatagaatattaaaacatagtTGATAGAGATGTTTTTCACAGAAGTGTCTTTTTATCGTTTCCAGGCAAGCACTGTATttctatgtgcttaatttgtgtttataattcgtctcatACTTgactgtgaaggaaaacattgtgaggaaacctgcatttgtctaatatCAATGGAAATTTAGCCACACATGTAATTCACATTGGAACAGTATTGTGGTATTAggtccaaaccttttcctcaaagggggGGGGAGGCTTTAGGCCACTAGTGGGTCATttataggttatatatatatatatataaaatatgaagtcttgcatactaaaaaaaaaaaaattgttgtggGTTTATTTAATGCTTTGAAAAGATCATGAGGAAACATGAACACATGTAGAAAAAACTGTCACATGAGTACCCATCAATCTGCTTTAGAGCACTGTGggggaataagctctaaacatTGTCCTAAAAAAGAGAGAGCAGGTTTGGCAAGTTTAGCCTAATGATGAGATATTTATAggcttatattttttcataagaGTTAAGAGgtagttttcatttgtttaataatatatttattacaagtaaaattatgtaattatttaataatctaaaaaaaagtattaggatttatttagtataataaagTCAAATGAAAATGCAAACCTGGAAAAGAATGATCCCACACAGGCTCTTGGATCAACATCCAATTGCTTAGACAACTCCAATATATACTGCATACAAATAGTTTGGTGCGCTACATGAGCCATTAGGTCATGTTTCTAAAAGAAAACACatgaggaaataaaaataaactatgcaTAGAAAAATACTAGGAAAACAATGTTGTAGTCCTTAACTCTGAATTATAATCGAAAGTTTCTTAATACTAATAGCGGAAGCCACTATCATATATATCATACTACATACCTCTTCCATTTCCAAATTTATACACCAAATAACAAGATAGTTAGCTGTTTCTTCACAAACTAATTGACTATGTGTCTGAAGGAACTGCTTTGAGTCATCATACCGTCGCAACATACCAAACTGCTTCAAAAAACTCtcattatcttttataaactttttcatTTTTGCTTCCTTCTCTTCTTCTGTTAGGTTTTCGTCCTTCGGCCTTGTAGCTTTTgcgtttattattgttttagtaaaaCCTGGTTCACTTATAGTGTCTACATTCCATGGAGTTTTCTTCTCTTTCTTTTTCAAATCGTCTTCTTTTGCTTTAATCTCTCTTTCCTCTTTTTCGAGATCCGCGAGAGCCTTCTTCAAAGAGTCAAGGTCAGTGCTGTTTGTAGATGCTTCCgcgattttcttttttgtttcagctagttttctaatattttcCGCTTTTCGTTGCTCGTGTTCCTCTTTCTCGCGCCTTCTTTCCTCCATACGTTCCACTCGGGCTTGGTGCCGCCAGCGGAACAAAGACGGAGTGTCGATGTTCGGATGAGTTTCATCTTCATCATCTGATATCTAAAAGTGACATTATTTCTCAGTAAAAAGCGCTATCGACTTTTATatggattaatatattttcagattaataaaagcaaaatgTTGAGATAGGTTTGTTGTCTTTTACTCGATAGTTTTCAATGAAAGTTAcgcttatttttatacaaacacaattaaattttctaCTAACCTCAATATCTTTCCATTTACTGTAGTCCACCATTATTGATGTAGAACTTCTTATTAAATActcaaatattgaataattctttgttaaaacaaaataaagcgGCAGGTAAAGGCGTTTTCTAGATTGGTCAGGAatgccataaaatatttatttgacaattgacatttGGTTTATCCGGAATATTCTGCTGAGTGCTGGTGCACAGATGTCAGATATTGGAGTCATCTCGATTGTTGAAATGGAACGTTAAAATCCTTTATCCGATTTTAATGttcttttacaattaattatttgcaatatttaacgaataacttttaataaaatcaggataaaaggtatttttttctataattgaacagttaatacaatatttataacatatttcttaTATCATATCTTTAAACGATGACAACTAGTTATGTAATGAAACatcatatgtttttataattattagtgaaaagaaattagatacattattatatatataaatttattaaaccaaCGATTAAAGAAGATGAGATTATAATCTAATCAGCtttgagtttttatttacttgcaaTTTGACTTTGTCATCTTGCAATATAGAGATGTGCACTTTATCGACATGGTAATACTAGGGATACCCTCGgctgtttttattgttatttataaaaaatcgcaTTTGgactaaaatgtaataaagattGTAGAGGATATTTAACCATTCATTCACTATGAACTCTAAAATATCTGATTATTCTCACTatcgcattaaaaaaaattacataatagtgTTTTGCTCaggataaaatatgtataaaagcaTATATAAGTACATGTAATTCACGCACACGTGATTGTGAACATATTGAGTgatatcatatttttgtattaatataattaaatccatAGCTCTAAATtggtaatttgtattataacttaaataaaaattttcggCTGATTCGAACACCTTCTTGTTTTTTGCAGGCAATACAAGTTCATGAAACTGCTTCGAATGACTGgagaatatcatataaaaagtcGTCCAATCAGTTGGTATATAAACCCGTTACTTGTgttttgttaaatgaaattcCAATTTTCCTAAATAGCGTAGTAGCGGTATTTTCGTACTACCTAATACTTAGtcagaaaatttaaaactatatccGTTGAAATTACTTAAGTGTCTTTTTTAAGAGTATTGGCCAAATAAATTTGTAAGCAAGatagtaatgtttttataatgtattttttgtagcGACGTAGGAATGGAAATGAAAGAAATAGGAGGAAAAGATGGTTCAAACAAATGAGGACGGAAAACGATGATAATTTGTGAACATTACTGCatgtataatatctatatattatattagatgttaaatcttgtattgaaaatcgaaatgttatatacatatatcatatttatttaatttaaattaactaagaTACTAGATAATACTGGTGTATTCTCTATCACTAGGTACTCTTTATTTgacatttctaataataatgttataataattgtagaagacatatacagatataaataaGTGGTTCactgtttcttttttcttttagcTAGAGTCGTCAGTATCGTAGTAGCTAGAGTTGTAGTCATTTTAGTTGTTTCAGCTACGAACGTGTCATTTACTGGAATTGTAACGTCATCTGTTTCCATTTGTCTTTGATTGTCATCTGGAATGCTAATTTGGAATTGTAGTAGTACAACAAGATACGTCACCATCGTCGCTAAAAGCTGTAAAAATAAgatcacattttatattttattttatgatcttTAATCTAAGCTATATTACGTAAAAGTTATATATCAATCGTATTACTGATTTGAAAAGATGCCTGTTGACATCAAAGAAACCACCAAGGCTTATTTGAGATGGATTCATTTCGGTTGCGCGCAGAAACATGTTCACTTCGGTTTGAGCGTCCGTGTTCATCCATGAAAGTTCCACCATCAATAATTTCTTTTGGAAATTTGTTCGTACCTGCGTGTGAAAGTAATACATACTTAAAAGGAAATTAgtgatttaatgtatttattgttttatgaacACAATAACCATGAACATGTTCGGTCACGTTCCTTGTTTATTCgatcatgtttttattatgatgtCACAAAACATCTGATGTACTACTGGAGTtactatatgaatatttattctatCAATTTTGAGTAACCATTTACTCTTATTGGACAGCTATTTTTATGCGCTATCTCTCATAATAGGAAGAGTCAGATGTTTCTAAATTATTGCgcgagaaaatatttttttccaaattagatttgtataagttttaacaaataaataactacgatataaattgtataagttATGTCGATTAGGAAGTTTTGATCGcgcatcataatataaaatatgagatATTTTACTGTCCAGATGAATAATAACGAATCTGAGTTTTGACAATCTTGAAACAGAGACTGATATGctgttttcaaatgttttttggCAACAATACaaaaactagttttatattattaaaattaaatgtatatagttTGTATGAATTTATCAAGAAAGtccagatattatttttttacattgctttttattgtttttttggtTACTTACATTATGAGAGGCATAGTGGGCTtcgtcacagataaaaaatagaagaaaaatacTACAACAGGCTGTTACTGCCAAGCCTATGTCTTTAGTACCAAAACCTTCTGATATTTGACTAAGAAGGCCATATATCGATAAGGTTATAATGAGAAAGAGGTACAGATTCACAAATGTAAATGTGTAGCAATTAGCGATGCCAGTATCGCGTGCAAGTTTGCTTAATCGCAACCAAAGTGCGCGATATTCTGCTACTTTTCCTGCTGGTCCAACATGACGAAGGGCCTAGAAACATAGAGTTTTTCAATACTCCtaattacattgtttttaataaataatatgtctttGTTTGATGTGTACTTACTTGTTGAAAATCTTCAGCAAGAATGCTAGCGcatacacttaatatttcacACAAGAGATACCAATATCCTCCGAGGATGTAAGTTAAAATTTCGAGAAAAATGTATGGTAATATTTGCATAAGTTTAAAATGTACCATAGTCATATGAGTAATGATCACGGAACTCGTTGATAGTATAGGAATGATTACAGCTATTGCAAGAGCTTTCCTGTATAATTTCACAGGCAGGATACGGCCAGATAGTTTTTTATAGCATACCTGAAATAGATAGCTAGATTagaacacattttttattttgaccgctgtaattaaaataaatatttcagttcaatttaaattgtgttataaTACGATCGTTCTTGTTTATATACACATGTTTCGTGCGACATACaaagccgtctcaagctatgctggggccttgggcacccatgaatttggggcccttttggtagatatttactaccatgtacaaatacTTTGCTTAtggccaggccttaagtatagtttcaaataagcggtgcggtaattttcgtaaattcgtaggaatctgattggttgtacaatcttatgactattttatagaatatctaTTTCTTTCATGAAGAGCAcgtctttataattttaatatcgactatcgtcaatagccttttttgataaatatgtaaacgtgtgaaggaaattgttggttcctcggggccctctcaggatgggggccctgggcaggTGTCCCATGTGCCcaatggtaaagacggtaatggtgacatatagataataataaatataggtaataaaaatacgtaCCTCAAAATCAACCCATCCATTTAGAATACCGGCTATCTTCCTTGTTTCATACCATATTATGGGAACGACTAACATGGGAAAAAGATAGACGGTAAAAAGATATTCAATGACGGCTTCCTCGAATTTGCCTTCAGCAGTACGCAATATTTGGACTTTGTTTAGAGACAGATAAAGCACGTAACTAATGAGGGAAACGTAGCAAATAATTGAGTACAACATTGAGGGTGATGCGATTTGAAACTGATTACGACCTGGAGATGTTCTCGTCAGCGGCAGAACACCCATCATACGCAAAATCGTAAATACTGGtttaatattttcgt carries:
- the LOC113401632 gene encoding gustatory and odorant receptor 24, which codes for MSLFKSNTLYPKTMSIPNGFATQIADKPKNKIIFLDVTPPHTPHFISTSSNSIVPIHDNFIAPKINNDIIYENIKPVFTILRMMGVLPLTRTSPGRNQFQIASPSMLYSIICYVSLISYVLYLSLNKVQILRTAEGKFEEAVIEYLFTVYLFPMLVVPIIWYETRKIAGILNGWVDFEVCYKKLSGRILPVKLYRKALAIAVIIPILSTSSVIITHMTMVHFKLMQILPYIFLEILTYILGGYWYLLCEILSVCASILAEDFQQALRHVGPAGKVAEYRALWLRLSKLARDTGIANCYTFTFVNLYLFLIITLSIYGLLSQISEGFGTKDIGLAVTACCSIFLLFFICDEAHYASHNVRTNFQKKLLMVELSWMNTDAQTEVNMFLRATEMNPSQISLGGFFDVNRHLFKSLLATMVTYLVVLLQFQISIPDDNQRQMETDDVTIPVNDTFVAETTKMTTTLATTILTTLAKRKKKQ
- the LOC113401636 gene encoding hsp90 co-chaperone Cdc37, encoding MVDYSKWKDIEISDDEDETHPNIDTPSLFRWRHQARVERMEERRREKEEHEQRKAENIRKLAETKKKIAEASTNSTDLDSLKKALADLEKEEREIKAKEDDLKKKEKKTPWNVDTISEPGFTKTIINAKATRPKDENLTEEEKEAKMKKFIKDNESFLKQFGMLRRYDDSKQFLQTHSQLVCEETANYLVIWCINLEMEEKHDLMAHVAHQTICMQYILELSKQLDVDPRACVGSFFSRIQVAEKTYKDSFDDELEQFKARIKKRSAEKIQEAIREQEEEERKARLGPGGLDPVEVYEELPDELKKCFDAQDVPLLQATIAKMPEQEAVYYMKRCVDAGLWVPGKNDEEATMKDNSSPTEQKKDEPPSISTEDLD